The Peribacillus simplex genome contains a region encoding:
- a CDS encoding phasin family protein, protein MDLLKNAFSLGLGAAAATKEQIEKAVDSLVKKGDISKEDSKALIKQWVEKGEQAQRQLDDSVKSKVNQALNGLNLATKEEVQELERRIAILEKQNQNIQS, encoded by the coding sequence ATGGACTTATTAAAAAATGCGTTTTCTTTAGGATTAGGTGCTGCCGCTGCTACAAAAGAACAAATTGAAAAAGCAGTGGACTCTCTTGTGAAAAAAGGCGATATCTCAAAAGAAGACTCCAAGGCCCTTATTAAGCAATGGGTCGAAAAAGGGGAACAAGCCCAAAGGCAGCTGGATGATTCCGTCAAGTCCAAAGTCAACCAAGCGCTCAATGGCCTAAACTTGGCAACTAAAGAAGAAGTACAGGAATTGGAGCGCCGTATCGCAATTTTGGAAAAACAGAACCAAAACATACAATCCTGA
- a CDS encoding glucose 1-dehydrogenase yields MGFANKTVIVTGASNGIGRGVAKGYAESGASVVLADLDEREGVLYAEELKSNGHEAMFVKTDVRKEADIQHLMDVTLKTYKTIDILINNAGKALFKSLYDLTIEEWDDMLNTNLRSVFLCSRAAAESMRKNEKGGAIINIASTRAIMSEPDSESYAATKGGIKALTHALAASLAKEKITVNSISPGWIETGDYDLLREKDHQQHFSNRVGKPGDIARACLYLTATENDFVTGADLIVDGGMTRKMMYEE; encoded by the coding sequence ATGGGATTCGCAAATAAAACGGTGATTGTAACAGGCGCTTCGAATGGTATAGGGAGAGGCGTGGCAAAGGGATATGCAGAAAGCGGCGCTTCTGTCGTTCTCGCAGATTTGGACGAGCGGGAAGGTGTTCTGTATGCGGAAGAGCTCAAAAGTAACGGTCATGAAGCCATGTTCGTTAAAACGGATGTACGCAAGGAGGCTGACATACAACATTTGATGGATGTAACTTTAAAAACATATAAGACCATTGATATATTAATCAATAATGCAGGAAAGGCATTGTTCAAATCGCTTTATGATCTGACGATTGAGGAATGGGACGATATGTTGAACACGAATTTGCGCAGTGTTTTCCTTTGTTCCCGGGCAGCGGCAGAATCGATGCGAAAAAATGAAAAGGGAGGTGCAATCATCAATATAGCATCAACCAGAGCAATAATGTCTGAGCCGGATTCGGAATCCTATGCCGCGACAAAAGGAGGGATCAAAGCACTGACACATGCACTTGCCGCTTCTTTAGCCAAAGAGAAAATTACGGTCAATTCGATTTCTCCGGGCTGGATTGAAACGGGAGATTATGACTTGCTGAGGGAAAAAGATCATCAGCAGCATTTTTCCAATCGGGTTGGCAAACCGGGAGACATTGCAAGGGCCTGTCTTTATTTGACGGCAACGGAAAATGATTTCGTTACGGGTGCGGATCTTATCGTCGATGGAGGCATGACAAGAAAAATGATGTACGAGGAGTAA
- a CDS encoding TIGR00266 family protein — translation MNNHEIDFKIYGDDMQFVEVELDPQETVIAEAGSLMMMEDRIKMETIFGDGSSNGDSGMMGKLFGAGKRLLTGESLFMTAFTNEGRDKKHVSFASPYPGKIIPMDLSELGGKIICQKDAFLAAAKGVSVGIEFQRKIGAGFFGGEGFIMQKLEGDGMTFVHAGGTIHKKELAAGEILRVDTGCLVAMTSGVDYNIETVKGVKTALFGGEGLFFATLKGPGTVWVQSLPFSRLASRVFAAAPQNGGSSEEGSVARGLFNLFNDK, via the coding sequence ATGAATAACCATGAAATAGATTTTAAAATATATGGAGATGACATGCAGTTTGTTGAAGTGGAATTGGACCCTCAGGAAACGGTGATTGCCGAAGCGGGAAGTTTAATGATGATGGAAGATCGAATCAAGATGGAAACCATCTTTGGCGATGGGTCTTCGAATGGTGACAGCGGAATGATGGGTAAGTTATTCGGTGCCGGGAAACGGCTCCTGACTGGTGAGAGTCTTTTCATGACGGCTTTTACGAATGAAGGACGTGATAAAAAACACGTTTCATTCGCCTCGCCTTATCCAGGTAAAATCATCCCGATGGATTTAAGCGAGCTCGGCGGGAAAATCATATGTCAAAAAGACGCTTTCCTGGCGGCAGCAAAAGGCGTTTCGGTCGGAATAGAGTTTCAGAGAAAAATAGGGGCAGGCTTCTTTGGCGGTGAAGGCTTCATCATGCAAAAACTTGAAGGAGATGGAATGACCTTCGTTCATGCCGGCGGTACGATCCATAAAAAGGAATTGGCAGCCGGAGAGATTTTACGCGTAGATACAGGATGTTTAGTGGCAATGACTAGCGGGGTAGATTATAATATTGAAACGGTAAAAGGCGTGAAAACCGCTTTATTCGGAGGCGAAGGTTTATTCTTTGCAACATTAAAAGGGCCCGGAACCGTATGGGTGCAATCTTTGCCATTCAGCCGGCTTGCCAGCCGTGTATTTGCTGCAGCGCCGCAAAATGGAGGATCATCCGAAGAAGGCAGCGTAGCTAGAGGCTTATTCAATTTATTCAACGATAAATAA
- the glpK gene encoding glycerol kinase GlpK has translation METYILSLDQGTTSSRAILFNKSGEVLHIAQKEFTQYFPNPGWVEHNANEIWGSILSVIASCLSEMNVKPEQIAGIGITNQRETTVVWDKKTGQPIHHAIVWQSRQTSEICTQMKDEGLDDLFLQKTGLLIDAYFSGTKVKWILDHVDGAREKAENGDLLFGTIDTWLIWKLSGGKAHVTDYSNASRTLMYNIHDLKWDEELLGILQVPQSMLPDVRSSSEIYGKTAPHHFFGHEIPIAGAAGDQQAALFGQECFEKGMAKNTYGTGCFMLMNTGEKAVKSEHGLLTTIAWGLNGKVEYALEGSIFVAGSAIQWLRDGLKLLHDPKDSEKYALRVTSADGVYVVPAFVGLGTPYWDSDVKGAVFGLTRGTSKEHFVRATLEALAYQTKDVLSAMEADSGINLKALRVDGGVVKNNFLMEFQSGLLNVPVERPVITETTALGVAYLAGLAVGYWEDQEEISKLWAVDKKFEPGMEEQERKDLYTGWKKAVQAARVFK, from the coding sequence ATGGAAACTTACATATTATCATTGGACCAAGGAACGACAAGTTCGCGGGCCATCCTATTTAATAAAAGCGGGGAAGTCTTGCATATTGCGCAAAAGGAATTCACCCAATATTTCCCGAATCCTGGATGGGTGGAGCATAACGCCAATGAAATTTGGGGTTCCATCCTATCGGTAATCGCTTCCTGTCTATCGGAAATGAATGTAAAACCGGAACAGATCGCTGGAATTGGCATAACGAATCAACGGGAGACGACCGTGGTATGGGATAAGAAAACAGGTCAGCCGATCCATCATGCCATCGTCTGGCAATCCCGGCAGACAAGCGAAATTTGCACTCAAATGAAGGATGAGGGTCTCGATGACTTATTTTTGCAGAAAACCGGTTTGTTGATTGATGCTTATTTTTCCGGTACAAAGGTGAAATGGATTCTCGACCATGTAGATGGGGCACGGGAAAAGGCTGAAAACGGAGACTTATTGTTTGGTACGATCGATACGTGGCTGATATGGAAACTTTCGGGTGGTAAAGCACATGTAACCGATTATTCAAATGCTTCAAGGACGCTGATGTATAACATTCATGACCTGAAGTGGGATGAAGAGCTGCTGGGAATCCTGCAAGTGCCGCAATCGATGCTCCCGGATGTTCGCTCTTCATCGGAGATATACGGGAAAACAGCACCACACCATTTCTTTGGACACGAAATCCCGATTGCCGGAGCAGCTGGAGATCAACAGGCAGCTTTGTTCGGCCAAGAATGCTTTGAAAAAGGAATGGCCAAGAATACGTATGGCACCGGATGCTTTATGCTGATGAATACAGGAGAAAAGGCAGTGAAATCAGAACATGGCCTATTGACCACGATTGCATGGGGGCTGAATGGAAAAGTCGAATATGCCTTGGAAGGCAGTATTTTTGTCGCAGGTTCGGCCATACAATGGTTAAGGGATGGGCTGAAACTCTTGCATGATCCGAAAGACAGTGAAAAGTATGCTTTGCGGGTCACTTCAGCGGATGGAGTCTATGTAGTCCCCGCATTTGTTGGATTAGGTACCCCTTATTGGGATAGTGATGTCAAGGGAGCTGTATTCGGACTGACAAGGGGGACATCGAAGGAGCATTTCGTCCGGGCAACATTGGAAGCGTTGGCTTACCAGACAAAAGATGTCCTTAGCGCCATGGAAGCCGATTCAGGGATTAACCTAAAGGCATTGAGGGTCGATGGCGGGGTTGTCAAAAACAACTTCTTGATGGAATTTCAAAGCGGTCTCCTGAACGTCCCCGTAGAAAGACCGGTTATTACTGAAACGACAGCGTTAGGCGTAGCGTATTTGGCTGGACTCGCTGTCGGGTATTGGGAAGATCAGGAAGAGATTTCAAAGCTATGGGCAGTCGATAAGAAATTCGAACCCGGGATGGAAGAACAGGAAAGGAAAGATTTATATACTGGCTGGAAAAAGGCAGTTCAGGCGGCAAGGGTTTTTAAATAG
- a CDS encoding CBS domain-containing protein, which yields MLVKDFMIREVYVARPDFTLKEILRILIENKVGGVPVVDEHDKLLGMVTDGDILRYLAPAEEAIMGYFTYITVLPGEELDEKVTSKMSDKVSQIIKNKRITKLSPEDPLDELIKVLSKHHFKKIPVVDKNNKVVGIISRGDALRALYKEFVQKLE from the coding sequence ATGTTAGTTAAGGATTTCATGATAAGAGAAGTCTATGTAGCCCGTCCTGATTTTACATTAAAGGAAATTCTGCGAATCTTAATTGAAAATAAAGTTGGCGGGGTACCGGTCGTCGATGAGCATGATAAGCTATTAGGAATGGTCACGGACGGGGATATCCTTCGTTATTTGGCACCTGCAGAAGAAGCCATCATGGGATATTTCACCTACATTACGGTTCTTCCCGGTGAAGAATTGGATGAAAAGGTTACCTCCAAAATGAGTGATAAAGTCTCACAAATCATTAAAAATAAAAGGATTACAAAGCTATCCCCCGAAGATCCGTTAGATGAATTGATAAAGGTCCTTTCCAAGCATCATTTCAAGAAAATCCCGGTCGTGGACAAAAATAATAAAGTCGTCGGCATCATCAGCAGGGGAGATG